The DNA segment TTCCATCAAGCCCTTGGCCAGGCGGTCGCGCAGGGCGCGGATGCGGGCCAGCTCGTCGTCCATTTCTTCGCGGGCAATGCGGAAGGCTTCGCCCATGCCGACGATCTGGTGCGGCGCCAGCGTGCCCGAGCGCAGGCCGCGCTCGTGGCCGCCGCCGTGCATCTGCGCTTCGATGCGCACGCGCGGCTTGCGGCGCACGTACAGCGCGCCGATGCCCTTGGGGCCGTAAGTCTTGTGGGCCGAGAAGGACATCAGGTCGACCTTGGTCTTTTCCAGGTCGATCACTACCTTGCCGGTCGCCTGGGCGGCGTCGCTGTGGAAGATGATGCCCTTCTTGCGGCACAGTTCGCCGATTTCGTCGATCGGCTGGATCACGCCGATTTCGTTATTGACCAGCATGACCGACACCAGGATGGTGTCCGGGCGGATCGCTGCTTCCAGCTGGGCGATGGTGATCAGGCCGTTGTCCTGCGGCTGCAGGTAAGTCGCCTCGAAGCCTTCGCGCTCCAGTTCGCGCACGGTGTCCAGCACGGCCTTGTGCTCGGTCTTGACCGTGATGATGTGCTTGCCCTTGGTCTTGTAGAAGTGCGCGGCGCCCTTGATGGCCAGGTTGTTGCTCTCGGTTGCGCCGGAAGTCCAGATGATCTCGCGCGAATCGGCGTTGACCAGCTTGGCGACCTGCTCGCGGGCTTCCTCGACGGCCTTCTCGGCGGTCCAGCCATACATGTGGCTGCGCGACGCGGGGTTGCCGAACTGCTCGCGCAGGTAGGGGATCATCTTGTCGGCCACGCGCGGGTCGATCGGCGTCGTCGCCGAATAATCCATGTAAATCGGGAAGTGCGGTGCCTTCAGGGTATCCAGCAGGCTTTTTTCCAGGGGGGCGTTCATTCTCTTATTACTCCAGTCAAACCACTACATGGGGGCGCACGATCGAAACCACGCGCGGCTCGGCAGCTTTCTGCTTTTGCTGCTCCACCAGATCTTTCAGGGAAACCGAATCCAGGTATTCCACCATCTTGGCATTCAGGGTCGACCACAGGTCATGCGTCATGCACTGCTGGCCAGTCTCATGGTCGGCGCCGTGGCAATTTCCCTTGCCGCCGCACTGGGTCGCGTCAAGCGGCTCGTCCACGGCGATGATGATATCGGCGACAGTCACATCTTCTGCACGCCGGGCAAGATTATAGCCGCCCCCGGGGCCGCGCACAGACTCCACGATCTCGTGGCGGCGCAGCTTGCCGAACAACTGTTCCAGATAGGACAGGGAAATCTCCTGGCGCCGGCTGATGGCCGCCAGCGTGACGGGACCCTTATCCTGGCGCAAGGCCAGGTCGATCATCGCGGTCACGGCAAAGCGGCCTTTGGTCGTCAATCTCATGTGTCGTCCACCTCGGATGCGGTTTAAGCGTATTTTGAGCGTATTGAACGCGCCTTATTGCCTATTGGTCTATCATTGCGCCCTGCAGAGTTGCCTTAAAGACTCTACTTTCAGAACCCAATTCCCCAATAGTTGAGCATTTAGATCAAGTATAACAAAGTTGACTAAATTTGTCAGGAATAGCTCCAAAGGAACCCTGGGAACAGCGGGAACCATGGGAAATGCGGGAACAGGCGGCGACACAGCACATCCCGAGGCGGCTCGTAGAGCCGGGATGGAAGAGATTCCGGTCAAACCTGCCGGCCAGTGAACGTCAGGCCAGCTTGACCACCATGGACTCGATGACCTGACGGCAGCTTTCGGCGCAGCGCCGGCAAGCCTGGGCTGATTCCGCCATGCCGCCGGCCTGCTCGCAGCCCTGGGCGCACAACTCGCAGATCGCAGC comes from the Janthinobacterium sp. 17J80-10 genome and includes:
- a CDS encoding IscS subfamily cysteine desulfurase; amino-acid sequence: MNAPLEKSLLDTLKAPHFPIYMDYSATTPIDPRVADKMIPYLREQFGNPASRSHMYGWTAEKAVEEAREQVAKLVNADSREIIWTSGATESNNLAIKGAAHFYKTKGKHIITVKTEHKAVLDTVRELEREGFEATYLQPQDNGLITIAQLEAAIRPDTILVSVMLVNNEIGVIQPIDEIGELCRKKGIIFHSDAAQATGKVVIDLEKTKVDLMSFSAHKTYGPKGIGALYVRRKPRVRIEAQMHGGGHERGLRSGTLAPHQIVGMGEAFRIAREEMDDELARIRALRDRLAKGLMEIEEVYVNGDMAHRVPHNLNISFNYVEGESLIMAIKDIAVSSGSACTSASLEPSYVLRALGRSDELAHSSIRFTIGRFTTEEDIDFTINLLKSKVGKLRELSPLWDMHKEGIDINSIQWAAH
- the iscR gene encoding Fe-S cluster assembly transcriptional regulator IscR — encoded protein: MRLTTKGRFAVTAMIDLALRQDKGPVTLAAISRRQEISLSYLEQLFGKLRRHEIVESVRGPGGGYNLARRAEDVTVADIIIAVDEPLDATQCGGKGNCHGADHETGQQCMTHDLWSTLNAKMVEYLDSVSLKDLVEQQKQKAAEPRVVSIVRPHVVV